From Triticum urartu cultivar G1812 chromosome 2, Tu2.1, whole genome shotgun sequence, a single genomic window includes:
- the LOC125537893 gene encoding uncharacterized protein LOC125537893 isoform X1 → MACRALALRTLLLPDPLHHLSLRAAASAPAAPFPCRRRRRNFRCCSSSSGGGPGEQGQPPQEAVLEAISTEVAKSKGRVALTTNMVIGGTVTDDSSDEWLVLDQKVNTYPTDRGFTAIGTGGEDFVHSMVDAVESVLQESIPKGQVSQKISSRGKYVSVKIGPIRVASSEQVQAVYRAMRRDNRMKYFL, encoded by the exons ATGGCGTGCCGAGCCCTCGCGCTCCGCACCCTGCTGCTCCCCGACcccctccaccacctcagccTCCGCGCCGCCGCGTCGGCCCCGGCGGCGCCGTTTCcttgtcgccgccgccgccgcaacttccgctgctgctccagctccagTGGGGGCGGGCCCGGGGAGCAGGGACAGCCGCCGCAGGAGGCCGTGCTCGAGGCCATCTCAA CAGAGGTGGCAAAGTCTAAAGGAAGGGTCGCACTCACAACAAATATGGTCATAGGTGGCACTGTTACAGATGATTCAAGTGATGAATGGCTTGTTCTGGATCAGAAG GTGAATACATATCCCACAGACAGAGGATTTACAGCAATTGGTACTGGAGGTGAAGATTTTGTCCATTCTATGGTTGATGCTGTTGAATCGGTTCTTCAAGAATCGATTCCAAAG GGCCAAGTAAGTCAGAAAATATCTTCTAGGGGAAAATATGTTTCTGTAAAAATTGGGCCAATACGCGTGGCTTCAAGTGAGCAG GTCCAGGCTGTATATCGCGCCATGAGAAGAGATAACAGGATGAAATACTTCTTATGA
- the LOC125537893 gene encoding uncharacterized protein LOC125537893 isoform X2, translated as MACRALALRTLLLPDPLHHLSLRAAASAPAAPFPCRRRRRNFRCCSSSSGGGPGEQGQPPQEAVLEAISKVAKSKGRVALTTNMVIGGTVTDDSSDEWLVLDQKVNTYPTDRGFTAIGTGGEDFVHSMVDAVESVLQESIPKGQVSQKISSRGKYVSVKIGPIRVASSEQVQAVYRAMRRDNRMKYFL; from the exons ATGGCGTGCCGAGCCCTCGCGCTCCGCACCCTGCTGCTCCCCGACcccctccaccacctcagccTCCGCGCCGCCGCGTCGGCCCCGGCGGCGCCGTTTCcttgtcgccgccgccgccgcaacttccgctgctgctccagctccagTGGGGGCGGGCCCGGGGAGCAGGGACAGCCGCCGCAGGAGGCCGTGCTCGAGGCCATCTCAA AGGTGGCAAAGTCTAAAGGAAGGGTCGCACTCACAACAAATATGGTCATAGGTGGCACTGTTACAGATGATTCAAGTGATGAATGGCTTGTTCTGGATCAGAAG GTGAATACATATCCCACAGACAGAGGATTTACAGCAATTGGTACTGGAGGTGAAGATTTTGTCCATTCTATGGTTGATGCTGTTGAATCGGTTCTTCAAGAATCGATTCCAAAG GGCCAAGTAAGTCAGAAAATATCTTCTAGGGGAAAATATGTTTCTGTAAAAATTGGGCCAATACGCGTGGCTTCAAGTGAGCAG GTCCAGGCTGTATATCGCGCCATGAGAAGAGATAACAGGATGAAATACTTCTTATGA